The DNA segment CCAAGCAGCCTCTCGGCTCGATCGATCAACAGCCGGCAGGGCTCACGAGTCGTCAGATCGGCCCTTAACGGCACCGCCCTACTGCCGGAGCGCTCGATCGCGCTGCAGGTCTCCAGGGCACCGGTTTCCGAACCGTGGTAGTGAACAGCCACGTTGACCCCCTGGGCACCGAGGTGGCGAGCGATCGCAGCTCCCACTCGGCGGCCAGCTCCCGTGACCAAAGCGTTCCTGCCAGCCAGATCGCTCATTTCCGCCGGGCCAGCCGCTGTCTATCACGATCCCACCACAACATGCACCCTTGACCCGCTCGGCTGTAGGCCCCATAGACGCCCATCGTGTACGGTCGCCGGCGGTTTGCCATCCCTGGCGGCTGGCCTGACCCGTTCCTATACTGCTTATGGAAGGCAGGCGTGCCTGGCCTGCTGCCTTTTTGCACCAACGTGTAGCTAGCGAGCCGAACACCCATGATCTCCCTCACCGAACGCGCTTCAGAAAAAGTGAAAGAAATCCAGGACACCGAGGGCCTATCGGGGCAAGGGTTGCGTGTCCGCGTAATCGGCGGCGGCTGCTCAGGCTTCAGCTACGATCTGTATTTCGACGATGAGACGAGTGAGCTCGACGAGAACTTTAGCTCTCACGGCATCGAATTGTATGTCGACATGATGAGTTATCAATATCTCGCTGACACTGTAATCGATTACGTCGAGGGGCTGCACGGGGCGGGCTTCAAGTTCAACAACCCAACCGCCAAGACGACCTGCGGCTGTGGATCGAGCTTCGGGGTGTAGCGCGCGGGCACAACGACCTGCGACTGTGGATCGAGCTTCGGGGTGTGGCGCGCGGGCATAAACAACCTGCGACTGTGGATCGAGCTTCGGGGTGTGGCGCGCGGGCATAAACAACCTGCGGCTGTGGATCGAGCTTCGGGATGATTTCGCAGGGCGCGTGGGTGCAA comes from the Pseudomonadota bacterium genome and includes:
- the erpA gene encoding iron-sulfur cluster insertion protein ErpA produces the protein MISLTERASEKVKEIQDTEGLSGQGLRVRVIGGGCSGFSYDLYFDDETSELDENFSSHGIELYVDMMSYQYLADTVIDYVEGLHGAGFKFNNPTAKTTCGCGSSFGV